GGCTATCGATGCGTTCGCCGGTGCCGTCTAGCGTGTAAGCATTACCAGAAGCAGGGCAGACCGGGATTCCGCTGGGAAAGTGCTCTGCTTCCAGATCGGAGAGATTCGTCGGGAAGCTGCCGTGTTCGAGGTTGTACTTTTCCAGTGCGGTATTCAATTGGGCTCGATTGTGAGAGCAAGCCTTCTCTGCGGCATTACGATTCGAGACCGAAGCTCTGACAACGAGGACACTCGCAAGAATCCCAATA
The genomic region above belongs to Lacipirellulaceae bacterium and contains:
- a CDS encoding type II secretion system protein → MKIQSSKRRAFSLLELLAVVTVIGILASVLVVRASVSNRNAAEKACSHNRAQLNTALEKYNLEHGSFPTNLSDLEAEHFPSGIPVCPASGNAYTLDGTGERIDSHVGSTHP